A single region of the Epinephelus moara isolate mb chromosome 12, YSFRI_EMoa_1.0, whole genome shotgun sequence genome encodes:
- the LOC126399149 gene encoding adhesion G-protein coupled receptor F1-like — translation MTFTCQVKNHKTFNKTIRLQLSTDTDFLCNDDTFGVGNGGDTATIDCEEEEGQGDKEGDIIAECLQNGTWGNKQINCILRQVQELLEQSQFLNSNSLPVFLDQLSNVTDDFTEEVVASPLDISAIVDILNNVANASLAIPINEDLMEDVLLTVGILTSNESRDSWNSLNANDTRNISEKSSPTARSVSSTLLQSVENITKALTNDSFNIDTPFILLNKTTFTNTFNADIEILDSAVETDIPESDGENKSITVITFASMENVLPARDENNSTSNFINGRVVLVYSDGTVNNVSFTFDILNDTLKKPQCVFWNFSLFDGLGGWDDEGCELVDDNNTVTCNCNHLTSFSMLMSPFSPNDLVLEFITYIGVGISMASLVICLIIEAVIWRKIRKNNTSYLRHVSIVNIAVSLLIANIWFIIGAAISEAEKKDRSACSAATFFIHLFYLALFFWMFASALLLLYRTVSVFEGLSKNSMLAIGFSLGYGAPLIIAIITIAVTAPNKEYIRETPTQLICWLNFDDSKPLLAFVIPALLIVAINLIILCVVIYKMLRRRAVGDAAQAAERNVLVVIIRSLAVLTPFFGLTWGLGVGTMTNPHNKGIHGSFAFFNSLQGFFILVFGTLLDKKVRSEIAAISQSSRTGTRSTSAGTSSSSGLGFFRNWRRGRDGYNVSSTASGVSHSFPNT, via the exons ATGACGTTCACCTGTCAAGTGAAAAACCATAAAACCTTTAACAAAACTATAAGACTGCAGTTAtccacagacacag aTTTTCTCTGTAACGATGACACATTTGGTGTTGGTAATGGAGGTGATACGGCTACAATTGactgtgaagaagaagaagggcaGGGAGACAAGGAGGGGGACATCATAGCAGAATGTTTGCAAAATGGTACATGGGGGAATAAGCAAATAAACTGCATCCTACGACAGGTTCAGGAGCTGCTTGAGCAGTCTCAG TTCTTGAATAGCAATTCATTACCAGTATTCTTGGACCAACTCAGCAATGTCACTGACGATTTCACCGAGGAAGTGGTTGCATCTCCTTTAGACATCAGTGCCATTGTTGATATACTCAACAATGTAGCCAACGCGTCACTTGCTATCccaataaatgaagatttaatGGAG GATGTCCTTTTAACTGTAGGTATCCTCACCTCAAATGAATCAAGGGACTCATGGAACTCTCTAAACGCCAATGACACCAGAAACATCTCAGAAAAAAGCAGCCCCACAGCCAGAAGCGTCAGCTCAACATTATTGCAGTCTGTTGAGAACATAACAAAGGCCCTTACCAATGACTCCTTTAATATTGACACGCCTTTTATTCTCTTAAACAAAaccacattcacaaacacttttaatgctGATATTGAAATCTTGGATTCAGCCGTGGAGACAGACATACCAGAGTCTGATGGAGAGAATAAGTCCATCACTGTGATAACATTTGCATCAATGGAAAATGTACTCCCTGCAAGAGATGAAAACAATTCAACCTCTAACTTCATCAATGGGAGAGTTGTACTTGTTTACTCTGATGGAACTGTCAATAATGTTTCATTcacttttgatattttaaacGATACTTTGAAGAAacctcagtgtgttttttggaACTTCAGCCTCTTTGATGGTCTCGGGGGATGGGACGACGAGGGCTGCGAGCTGGTAGACGACAACAATACTGTCACCTGCAACTGCAACCACCTGACCTCGTTCTCTATGCTCATGTCACCCTTCAGTCCAAATGACCTTGTGTTGGAATTTATTACCTACATTGGAGTTGGAATATCCATGGCTTCCTTGGTTATATGCCTCATAATTGAAGCTGTCATATggagaaaaataagaaagaacAACACCTCTTACTTACGCCATGTTTCCATCGTTAACATCgctgtgtctctcctgattgcaAACATTTGGTTTATTATTGGAGCAGCCATTTCAGAAGCAGAAAAGAAAGACCGATCAGCATGCAGTGCGGCCACATTTTTCATCCATTTGTTCTACCTAGCCCTGTTCTTCTGGATGTTTGCCTCAGCTCTGCTGTTGCTCTACCGCACAGTCAGTGTCTTCGAAGGGTTGTCCAAAAATTCTATGTTGGCAATTGGTTTCTCTCTCGGCTACGGGGCACCCCTCATCATTGCAATTATAACTATAGCTGTAACTGCACCCAACAAAGAGTACATCCGTGAAACTCCAACCCAGTTGATTTGCTGGCTAAACTTCGACGATTCCAAACCTCTGCTGGCCTTTGTGATCCCTGCACTGTTAATAGTGGCGATAAACCTTATAATACTATGTGTGGTGATTTACAAAATGTTGAGGAGAAGGGCTGTGGGAGACGCTGCACAAGCAGCTGAGAGGAACGTTCTGGTGGTCATTATCAGGAGTTTGGCTGTCCTTACACCATTTTTTGGATTAACTTGGGGTCTGGGAGTCGGAACTATGACCAACCCACACAACAAAGGAATCCATGGTTCATTTGCATTCTTCAATTCACTGCAG GGATTCTTCATTTTGGTGTTTGGAACACTGTTGGACAAAAAG GTGCGGTCAGAAATAGCAGCAATATCACAAAGTTCCAGAACTGGGACAAGG AGCACCAGTGCTGGAACCTCATCATCAAGTGGATTAGGCTTTTTCCGAAActggagaagaggaagag atggTTACAACGTATCATCCACTGCTTCTGGTGTATCTCACTCCTTCCCCAACACATGA